In Lutra lutra chromosome 6, mLutLut1.2, whole genome shotgun sequence, the following are encoded in one genomic region:
- the GPRC6A gene encoding G-protein coupled receptor family C group 6 member A, translated as MALLMIPMTCFGSILATSQPCQTPDDFVAATSPGHIMIGGLFAIHEKMLSSEDYPRRPEIQRCVGFEISIFLQALAMIHSIEMINNSPLLSGLTLGYEIYDTCTEVTVAMAAALRFLSKLNCSREMVEFKCDYSSYIPRVKAVIGAGYSEITMAVSRMLNLQLMPQVSYESTAEILSDKIRFPSFLRTVPSDFYQTKAMAHLIQKSGWNWIGIIATDDDYGRLALNTFAVQTAANNVCIAFKEVLPAFLSDDTLEVRINETLEKIIAEAQVNVIVVFLRQSHVFNLFSKAIERNINKIWIASDNWSTATKITTIPNVKKIGKVVGFAFRRGNMSSFHSFLQNLHIFPSENNKALHEYAMLLSACAHVEDSDLSQCIANHSQGTLAYKANKDIERNFSLRNDFLWDYTEPGLVHSIQLAVLALGYAIRDLCQARDCQNPYAFQPWELLDVLKNVTFIDEGNSFHFDAHGDMNTGYDVVLWKEIDGHMTIAKMAQYDLRNDVFIIMDQETKNEFKNLKQIQSKCSKECSPGQMKKNTRSQHICCYECVNCPENHYSNQTDMDHCFLCNNETHWAPVRSTRCFEKEVEYLNWNDSLAVLLLALSLLGIMFVLAIGIIFTRNLNTPIVKSSGGLLVCYVILLCHFLNFASTGFFIGEPQDFTCKTRQTLFGVSFTLCISCILMKSLKILLAFSFDPKLQSFLKCLYQPIPIIFTCTGIQVVICTLWLILAAPAVEENVSLPRVILLECEEGSILAFGTMLGYIAILAFICFIFAFKGRKLPEHYNEAKFITFGMLIYFIAWIIFIPVYATTFGKYLPAVEIIVILISNYGILCCTFFPKCYVILCKQEANTKSAFLKMIYSYSSQAASSLAISHVSLDSTNSNITMTDPSSGGRLATQQESKDLQAQTFAHICRENATRVSKILPRKRISSI; from the exons CTTTGAAATATCAATTTTTCTTCAAGCTCTTGCCATGATTCATAGCATTGAGATGATCAACAATTCACCACTATTATCTGGACTCACACTGGGGTACGAAATCTATGACACCTGTACCGAAGTCACAGTGGCAATGGCTGCCGCTCTGAGGTTTCTGTCTAAGCTCAACTGCTCCAGAGAGATGGTGGAGTTTAAGTGTGACTATTCCAGCTACATCCCAAGGGTTAAGGCTGTCATAGGTGCTGGCTACTCGGAAATAACAATGGCTGTCTCCAGGATGTTGAATTTACAGCTCATGCCACAG GTGAGTTATGAATCAACTGCAGAAATCCTAAGTGACAAAATTcgctttccttcatttttacgGACTGTGCCCAGTGACTTCTATCAAACTAAAGCAATGGCCCACCTGATTCAGAAATCTGGATGGAACTGGATTGGCATCATAGCCACAGATGACGACTATGGACGACTGGCCCTCAACACTTTTGCAGTTCAGACCGCAGCAAATAACGTGTGCATAGCTTTCAAAGAGGTTCTCCCAGCCTTCCTCTCAGATGACACCCTTGAAGTCAGGATCAATGAGACACTTGAGAAAATCATAGCAGAAGCCCAGGTTAATGTCATTGTGGTATTTCTGAGGCAATCCCATGTTTTCAATCTCTTCAGTAAAGctatagaaagaaatataaataagatctGGATTGCTAGTGATAATTGGTCAACAGCCACCAAGATTACCACCATTCCCAATGTTAAAAAGATTGGCAAAGTTGTGGGGTTTGCCTTTAGAAGAGGGAATAtgtcttctttccattcctttcttcaaAATCTGCATATATTTCCCAGTGAGAATAACAAGGCCTTACATGAATACGCCATGCTCTTGTCTGCCTGTGCCCATGTCGAGGACAGTGATTTGAGTCAATGCATTGCCAACCACTCTCAGGGGACTTTGGCCTACAAGGCTAACAAGGATATAGAAAGGAACTTCTCCCTGAGAAATGATTTCCTGTGGGATTACACGGAGCCGGGACTTGTCCACAGTATCCAGCTCGCGGTTCTTGCCCTTGGTTATGCCATTCGGGATCTCTGCCAAGCTCGGGACTGTCAGAACCCCTACGCCTTTCAACCATGGGAG TTACTTGATGTACTAAAAAATGTGACATTCATTGATGAaggaaattcatttcattttgatgCCCATGGGGATATGAATACCGGATATGACGTTGTGCTCTGGAAGGAGATCGATGGCCACATGACTATCGCCAAGATGGCGCAATATGATCTGAGGAATGATGTCTTCATCATCATggaccaagaaacaaaaaacgaGTTCAAAAATCTTAAG CAAATTCAGTCTAAATGCTCTAAGGAATGCAGTCCtggacaaatgaagaaaaacacaagaagcCAACATATCTGCTGCTATGAATGTGTGAACTGTCCTGAAAATCACTACAGTAACCAGACAG ATATGGATCACTGCTTTTTATGCAACAATGAAACGCACTGGGCTCCTGTAAGGAGCACAAGGTGCTTTGAAAAGGAAGTCGAGTACCTCAACTGGAATGACTCCTTGGCTGTACTGCTCCTGGCCCTCTCCCTATTGGGCATCATGTTCGTTCTGGCCATCGGCATAATATTTACAAGAAACCTGAACACACCCATTGTGAAATCATCTGGGGGACTACTGGTCTGCTATGTGATCCTTCTCTGTCATTTCCTCAACTTTGCCAGCACGGGCTTCTTCATCGGCGAGCCCCAAGACTTCACCTGTAAAACCAGGCAGACGTTATTTGGTGTGAGTTTCACCCTCTGCATCTCAtgcattttgatgaagtccctgAAAATTCTGCTGGCCTTCAGCTTCGATCCCAAGTTGCAGAGCTTCCTGAAGTGCCTCTATCAACCGATCCCCATCATCTTCACTTGCACAGGGATCCAGGTTGTCATTTGCACACTCTGGCTGATCTTGGCTGCACCTGCCGTGGAAGAGAATGTCTCCTTGCCCAGAGTCATCCTCCTGGAATGCGAGGAGGGATCCATCCTTGCATTTGGCACCATGCTGGGCTACATTGCCATCTTGGCCTTCATTTGCTTCATATTTGCCTTCAAAGGCAGGAAATTACCTGAGCATTACAATGAAGCCAAATTCATAACATTTGGCATGCTCATTTATTTCATAGCTTGGATCATATTCATCCCCGTCTATGCCACcacatttggtaaatatttgccAGCTGTGgagattattgttattttaatatctAACTATGGGATCCTGTGTTGCACATTCTTCCCCAAATGCTATGTTATTCTTTGTAAGCAAGAGGCTAACACAAAATCTGCCTTTCTCAAGATGATTTACAGTTACTCCTCCCAGGCTGCAAGCAGCCTTGCCATAAGTCACGTTTCACTGGACTCCACTAACAGTAATATCACAATGACCGATCCCAGCTCTGGTGGCAGGTTGGCAACCCAGCAGGAAAGCAAGGATCTTCAGGCGCAAACATTTGCACACATATGTAGAGAAAATGCCACACGTGTATCTAAAATTTTGCCTCgaaaaagaatttcaagtatATGA